From a single Thermoanaerobaculia bacterium genomic region:
- a CDS encoding proline dehydrogenase: protein MLRAGLLWLSEQPQVFRFVRSSRLAQKFASRFVAGETVDTAIAVLKDLNAANLTVSLDLLGESVSSPEEAKGAQHSYLELLDRIQ from the coding sequence ATGCTGCGCGCCGGCCTTCTCTGGCTCAGCGAGCAACCGCAGGTATTCCGCTTCGTCCGGTCCAGCCGCCTGGCGCAGAAGTTCGCGTCCCGGTTCGTCGCGGGTGAAACCGTTGATACCGCCATCGCGGTCCTCAAGGACCTGAACGCCGCGAATCTGACCGTGAGCCTCGACCTCCTGGGGGAGTCCGTCAGTTCACCCGAGGAAGCGAAGGGCGCGCAGCACAGCTACCTCGAGCTCCTGGATCGCATCCAG